From Phaeocystidibacter marisrubri, the proteins below share one genomic window:
- the hisS gene encoding histidine--tRNA ligase — MAVKPSIPKGTRDFNPQEVSRRHYIMNVLRTAFEGYGFQPIETPSFENIETLTGKYGEEGDRLIFKILKSGDFLAKLPQEIRNSDSPNKWALEIADKALRYDLTVPFARFVVQHRNELAFPFKRYQMQPVWRADRPQKGRFREFWQCDADVVGSDSLWQEVEFVQLYDRAFTQLGLNVTIHLNNRKVLAGIAEVIGASDKLVDFTVALDKLDKIGAEKVVAEMVERGIPEEGTQKVLPLLSMDDSNEAVLDFLTDFLKDSEMGMKGLEELRFVLDKVDALGLKTASIKVDLTLARGLDYYTGAILEVKANDVQLGSIGGGGRYDDLTGIFGLKDLSGMGVSFGLDRIYLCLEELNLFPDSSESKPSILFFNMGEAEMLTSQKWATALREKGIAAECYPDNTKFKKQFDYADKKGFAHVAIIGESEMNDGIAKVKDQSTGEQEALTLDQLIQLLSK, encoded by the coding sequence ATGGCCGTAAAACCGAGCATTCCCAAAGGTACACGTGACTTCAATCCGCAAGAAGTATCACGCCGACATTACATTATGAATGTATTGCGTACCGCTTTCGAAGGCTATGGTTTTCAGCCCATTGAAACGCCGAGTTTCGAGAATATTGAAACACTCACAGGCAAATACGGTGAGGAAGGAGATCGTTTGATCTTTAAAATTCTAAAATCGGGGGACTTCTTGGCGAAGCTTCCGCAGGAAATTCGCAACAGCGATTCTCCGAATAAGTGGGCTTTAGAGATAGCTGACAAAGCCCTTCGCTACGATCTTACCGTGCCTTTCGCGCGCTTTGTAGTTCAACACCGAAATGAGTTGGCCTTTCCTTTTAAGCGCTATCAAATGCAACCCGTTTGGAGGGCGGATCGTCCACAAAAAGGGCGTTTCCGCGAATTTTGGCAATGCGATGCCGATGTGGTAGGCAGTGATTCGCTTTGGCAGGAAGTAGAATTCGTTCAACTCTACGACAGAGCATTTACGCAGTTGGGGTTGAATGTGACCATCCATCTCAACAACCGCAAGGTGCTTGCCGGTATTGCGGAAGTGATAGGCGCATCTGACAAGTTGGTGGATTTTACCGTAGCCCTAGATAAACTAGACAAGATTGGCGCAGAGAAAGTAGTGGCCGAAATGGTTGAGCGTGGAATTCCTGAAGAGGGCACGCAAAAAGTTCTTCCACTGCTTTCTATGGATGATAGCAATGAGGCGGTTCTAGACTTCTTGACCGATTTCTTGAAAGATTCGGAAATGGGAATGAAAGGTCTAGAAGAACTGCGTTTTGTGTTGGATAAAGTCGATGCCTTGGGCTTGAAGACCGCATCCATTAAAGTGGATCTCACTTTGGCAAGAGGTTTAGACTACTACACAGGGGCCATTCTCGAAGTGAAGGCAAACGATGTTCAGCTGGGCTCAATTGGAGGTGGTGGTAGATACGACGATCTCACGGGAATCTTTGGCCTTAAAGATTTAAGTGGAATGGGTGTCAGCTTTGGTTTAGACCGAATCTACTTGTGTTTGGAGGAATTGAATTTGTTCCCAGATAGCAGTGAAAGCAAACCAAGCATACTATTCTTCAATATGGGAGAAGCGGAGATGCTTACTTCTCAAAAGTGGGCAACCGCTTTGAGAGAGAAAGGAATTGCAGCAGAGTGTTACCCAGACAATACCAAGTTTAAGAAGCAGTTCGATTACGCAGATAAGAAAGGTTTTGCACACGTGGCCATCATCGGTGAAAGTGAAATGAACGATGGCATTGCAAAGGTGAAGGATCAGTCCACGGGTGAACAAGAGGCATTGACCCTAGATCAGCTTATCCAGCT
- a CDS encoding J domain-containing protein codes for MARKKISIQQAFKILGLPNGASWDEVRAAYRKLAKQFHPDISSDPNAKDKFALVAIAYDRLEEWNNAGRPQQAHSSETFANLRARAAKEAAEKALKEAKRKEMIRRVRVLREKQDAEASKNYKKAIALVVTGLLLYFGISEGRRWYTDSRIEDNMGTGYVTVTSQIPNYIKYVYVVNGERYSDEARVHHGIDDNQAENGIPIYTQGRYLVEYAKDDPTYHRVIFNTPGPNTLKQYMQRGEDLLRWRFPRSFMGMSIEESKKAAHCLGLVLYEEYESEYLANIFYSDKAFLENWSHNQGTFEDLIDDEQFAICFSYCNLQFYHP; via the coding sequence GTGGCACGAAAAAAAATCAGCATACAGCAGGCGTTTAAGATTTTGGGGTTGCCCAATGGAGCCTCGTGGGATGAAGTTCGTGCCGCGTATCGGAAGCTGGCTAAACAGTTTCACCCAGACATTTCCTCAGACCCCAATGCCAAGGACAAATTTGCCTTGGTTGCCATTGCGTATGATCGGTTGGAAGAGTGGAACAATGCCGGGCGACCACAGCAAGCTCATTCCTCTGAAACCTTTGCCAATTTACGTGCAAGGGCAGCAAAAGAAGCGGCAGAAAAGGCGCTAAAGGAAGCCAAGAGAAAGGAGATGATTCGACGCGTGCGCGTCTTGCGGGAGAAGCAAGATGCAGAAGCTTCGAAGAATTACAAGAAGGCTATCGCACTGGTCGTGACAGGCTTGCTCCTCTATTTTGGAATTAGTGAAGGAAGACGCTGGTACACAGATTCTCGTATTGAAGATAATATGGGAACAGGCTATGTGACAGTAACGAGCCAGATTCCGAATTACATCAAGTACGTTTATGTCGTGAATGGCGAGCGCTATTCAGATGAAGCCCGCGTTCATCACGGAATTGACGACAATCAAGCGGAAAACGGCATTCCCATTTATACACAGGGTAGATATTTGGTGGAATACGCCAAAGACGATCCAACCTATCACCGTGTCATCTTTAATACCCCCGGTCCCAATACACTCAAGCAATACATGCAGCGGGGCGAGGATTTGCTGCGATGGAGGTTTCCACGATCATTTATGGGAATGAGCATAGAAGAGAGTAAGAAAGCCGCACATTGTTTGGGTTTAGTTCTCTATGAGGAATATGAATCCGAATACCTCGCGAACATCTTCTATTCCGATAAAGCCTTTCTGGAAAACTGGAGTCACAACCAAGGTACATTTGAAGACCTGATAGATGATGAACAATTTGCCATCTGCTTCAGTTACTGTAACCTTCAGTTTTATCATCCCTAG